Below is a genomic region from bacterium.
TAGTTACTCCTATGCTTATGGGGACGGCCGTGCTATACTTATAATAGTCCTCTAATACGCATTGCATGCTTTTAACTATAGGAATTGTACTCATAGTCCTGTGGCTTGTCGGATTCATTGGTTTTCATGTGGTGGGGTGGTTTATCCACGTCCTTCTTGTCATAGCGGTCATTGTCATCCTCACGCGGATTATCAGAGGAAAAAGAATAGTCTAATCTTGGTA
It encodes:
- a CDS encoding lmo0937 family membrane protein, with protein sequence MLLTIGIVLIVLWLVGFIGFHVVGWFIHVLLVIAVIVILTRIIRGKRIV